A single region of the Gopherus evgoodei ecotype Sinaloan lineage chromosome 3, rGopEvg1_v1.p, whole genome shotgun sequence genome encodes:
- the PA2G4 gene encoding proliferation-associated protein 2G4 has translation MSGEEEAAELTIAEDLVVTKYKMGGDIANRVLRAVVEAAKSGGSVLSLCERGDAMIMEETGKIFKKEKEMKKGIAFPTSISVNNCVCHFSPLKSDQDYILKDGDLVKIDLGVHVDGFIANVAHSFIVDAAKETPVTGRKADVVKAAHLCAEAALRLVKPGNQNTQVTDAWNKIAHSFNCTPIEGMLSHQLKQHVIDGEKTIIQNPTDQQKKDHEKAEFEVHEVYAIDVLVSTGEGKAKDAGQRTTIYKRDPSKQYGLKMKTSRAFFSEVERRFDTMPFTLRAFEDEKKARMGVVECAKHELLQPFNVLYEKEGEFVAQFKFTVLLMPNGPMRITCGPFEPERYQSHFEVQDAELKALLQSSASRKTQKKKKKKASKNAENATTGETAEENEAGD, from the exons ATGTcgggcgaggaggaggcggccgAGCTGACCATCGCCGAGGACCTGGTGGTGACCAAGTACAAGATGGGGGGGGACATCGCCAACC GGGTCCTGCGTGCAGTGGTTGAAGCAGCTAAATCTGGAGGGTCTGTTCTCAGCCTGTGTGAGAGAGGGGATGCCATGATCATGGAAGAGACTGGCAAAATCTTCAAGAaggagaaagaaatgaaaaaag GTATTGCCTTCCCGACGAGTATATCGGTCAATAACTGTGTCTGTCACTTCTCCCCCTTGAAGAGTGACCAGGACTATATCCTCAAAGATGGAGATTTGGTCAAGAT tgACCTGGGAGTCCATGTGGATGGCTTCATAGCGAATGTAGCGCACAGTTTTATCGTCGATGCAGCGAAG GAAACCCCGGTGACGGGTCGTAAAGCTGATGTTGTCAAGGCGGCTCACCTCTGTGCAGAAGCTGCCCTGCGCCTGGTAAAACCCGGAAACCAG AACACACAAGTGACAGACGCCTGGAACAAAATAGCACACTCATTTAACTGCACACCTATCGAAG GGATGCTGTCACACCAGCTGAAACAGCATGTGATTGATGGAGAGAAAACGATCATCCAAAACCCTACAGACCAGCAAAA GAAGGACCACGAAAAAGCTGAGTTTGAGGTCCATGAAGTTTACGCCATTGACGTGCTTGTCAGcaccggggaggggaag GCAAAGGATGCTGGCCAGAGAACTACCATTTACAAAAGGGACCCCTCCAAGCAGTACGGCTTGAAAATGAAAACCTCTCGTGCCTTTTTCAGCGAGGTGGAGAGGCGCTTTGACACTATGCCATTTACTCTCAG GGCATTTGAGGATGAGAAGAAGGCTAGGATGGGGGTGGTGGAATGCGCCAAacatgagctgctccagccttTCAATGTCCTCTATGAGAAGGAAG GCGAGTTCGTCGCCCAGTTCAAATTCACAGTGCTTTTAATGCCTAACGGCCCCATGAGGATAACCTGTGGCCCCTTCGAGCCGGAGCGCTACCAATCTCACTTTGAGGTTCAGGATGCAGAACTGAAG GCACTGCTACAGAGCTCCGCCAGCCGGAAGacccagaagaagaagaagaagaag GCATCTAAGAACGCAGAGAACGCTACCACGGGGGAAACAGCAGAAGAGAACGAAGCCGGCGACTGA
- the ZC3H10 gene encoding zinc finger CCCH domain-containing protein 10: MPDRDNYNNGSSSDEAGANSDDICRDFLRNVCKRGKRCRFRHPDISEVTNLGVRKNEFIFCHDFQNKECVRLNCRFIHGTKEDEDCYKKTGELPPRLRQKVAAGLGLSPADLPNSKEEVPICRDFLKGDCQRGAKCKFQHLQREYEYDARVIAARDPGIATTVRRYDPYDVMYDPDRYDDHDPVLKRRRVDGLHFETYEYSFTSPRTVEYRLLEEENIMLRKRLEDLKKQVNNLLATNEVLLEQNAQFRNQAKVMTLSSTATATEQTLAPTVGTVTNYNHSIAQTHTTLSSQALQPRPVTQQDLVAPAGAPAAPPTNAAPPMNPEITPLSAALAQTIAQGMAPPVSMAPVAVSVAPVAVSMAQPLGGITMSHATTPMVTYPIASQSMRITAMPH; encoded by the coding sequence ATGCCCGACCGTGACAACTACAACAATGGCAGTAGCAGTGACGAGGCGGGTGCCAACTCTGACGACATCTGCCGCGACTTCCTGCGCAACGTCTGCAAGCGAGGCAAGCGCTGCCGCTTCCGACACCCCGACATTAGCGAGGTCACCAACCTGGGCGTGCGCAAGAACGAATTCATCTTCTGCCATGACTTCCAGAACAAGGAGTGCGTGCGCCTCAACTGCCGCTTCATCCACGGCACCAAGGAGGACGAGGACTGTTACAAGAAGACGGGGGAGCTGCCCCCGCGCCTGCGCCAGAAGGTGGCGGCTGGGCTCGGCCTCTCCCCGGCGGACCTGCCAAACAGCAAGGAGGAGGTGCCGATATGCAGGGACTTCCTGAAGGGTGACTGCCAGCGGGGAGCCAAGTGCAAGTTCCAGCACTTGCAGCGGGAGTACGAGTATGACGCCCGGGTCATTGCGGCCCGGGACCCCGGCATCGCCACCACCGTACGCCGCTACGACCCCTACGATGTCATGTACGACCCCGACCGCTACGACGACCACGACCCGGTGCTGAAGCGGAGGCGGGTGGACGGGTTGCACTTCGAGACCTACGAGTACAGCTTCACCAGCCCACGCACGGTGGAGTACCGGCTCCTGGAGGAGGAGAACATCATGCTGCGCAAGCGCCTGGAGGACCTCAAGAAGCAGGTCAACAATCTGCTGGCGACCAACGAGGTGCTGCTGGAGCAGAATGCCCAGTTCCGAAACCAGGCCAAAGTCATGACTCTCAGCTCCACTGCCACGGCCACCGAGCAGACCCTGGCCCCAACCGTGGGCACTGTCACCAATTATAACCACAGCATTGCCCAGACTCACACCAcgctcagcagccaggccctccAGCCACGGCCCGTCACCCAGCAGGATTTGGTGGCTCCGGCCGGAGCGCCGGCAGCGCCCCCCACCAATGCAGCGCCCCCCATGAACCCTGAAATCACCCCACTCTCTGCTGCTCTGGCTCAGACCATCGCACAGGGCATGGCTCCTCCGGTCTCCATGGCGCCCGTGGCGGTGTCGGTGGCGCCTGTGGCAGTTTCAATGGCACAGCCGCTTGGAGGTATCACCATGAGCCACGCTACCACGCCCATGGTGACATACCCCATTGCGTCGCAGAGCATGAGGATAACAGCCATGCCACACTAA